In Brassica napus cultivar Da-Ae chromosome A3, Da-Ae, whole genome shotgun sequence, the sequence CTTCCAAACACATCATGTACTACACATTCACATTTGAGACATTTGCCAATATCTTCAAACCGCACTTTGTATGAACACGAAATTTCTGAAGAGAGTGCTTCATACGACATCTCATCCCCTGATTCCAGTGAGCGGAACCTGTCACAACCCTTGCTATGTGAGATCAAATACATAAACAGTTTCTGAGAAAGGTTTTTGTGGCGTCATTTATATAAAGCTAGAAGCCAAGGATATCAGATAATTAAGTTCAGCACATGAAAAAATGTTTTCCATATGATTGGATATAGAGGCATCAACGGCAGCCAAATCTGAAACATGTTCAACTTATAGAACTCTGGATCTGAAAATATTTAGACAGGGATGAAAGCTCAGAAGTGATGCAATATACCATTGGTATTCAATAGCTCCTTTGTACTTGCTCCAAACAAGTTGTTGGATTTCAGTCTTTGGGATCACTTGGACAGCTGTGAGAACATCACCCTGTACAGCCTTTCCACTGAACGCGAGCATCTCTACTCTTGGAACCTCTGTATTGGGAACGGAAGTGTTAGAATTTTGTTGCAAAGAGAGCCCACAAAGAAACCcaaaaaggaagaaaacaaaaaggatAACATAATAacacaataattaaaaaaatgaccTGGGAGGATAATTTCAGTTGGCTCAGACATCTTTTGCTTTCCCACAGCAGAATCTGAACGAACAGGTGTGTACCTGCAAAATAAGTTGAATAAGTTCTAAGATTCAAGTCCGCATACAAAAGTTGAAACCATAATGGAGCCAGGGATCACTATTGATActtcaaaaacaagaaacatcAATATCTATGAATAAGAACCAGTGCCAgttattcagaaaaaaataaagtggCTCAGACCCGTTATCACATGCCGAAGACATTTTTTTCCCGGATGAGAGACAAAACGAAAACATTCGAAGtgtaaaaccaaaaataagCCATTAATACATGTATGTTAAGGAATATATCAAAGAAATGGATGCTTGTCAAAGCTGCAAGGAGAAATGACTGTGGAAACATACCCGAACAATATGCGGCAATTGTAATCTGACTCAGTCACTTCATAAGTTTTGGAGTTAGCCCCAGCAATAACATCAATGGTTCCATCAGTATCTCTGTACCAACTGAAGAGACTTTCACCTTCATGGCCGCCAAAGTACTCTCCTACTCCAGAATAAGCATCCGAAAAAAGTTTCTCCACACGAACATTAAATACTTCCGGATCAGCTGCAACATTATTCACTTTATTACGTCAGGAAACATAGATTTTTTGACACATCAGCTAAACCTATGGCCTTATACAAATCGAAAATATATTGAAAGTTGACAGTTCAGGAAAAACTTCAATCAAAAGGTATTATGAAAGTAATGTTTAACAAAATAAACTAGATTGATGGTGGACAATGATTATTCAGTTATTGGTAACCAACATTTTCTATCTGATTAGTACAATAGCTAGCAAGATAATGGAAAGCAGTGACAATGTCAGCACCTGGAGTAACAGGAGAGTTTGTTATTGAAACAACTGGCTTCCCACTCCTCCCATCTACGCGAGTAGGAATCCAGTATAAGACTAGATAAGCCCCCACATCTTCAAGTGATGGAGTATACTTTCTGCAAGAGAATCGGATCACTCACACTTATCCAAAAGAAGAGAAATCTGAACTCTGAACACATTTTTGGGAAATTTGTTTCTCTTACAATGTTCTAGAACAAGCAATGACCTCTTCACCGGCATAGGATATTTCCGTGAGAGCAGATCCATGCAACTTTTCCTTAGTTCTATACCAAATGTACTCTCCATCACCTTCATGCCCTCCGAAATAAGTTTTATGAGGTACAACCTCCTGGTTCTCATAGCAGTCAGGAATTAAAAGCTCCAACCCCATAGGATTTGCTGTTTACAAAGGAAAAAAGGAAGGATCCAAGATAAGTAAATGTAGAAGACAGtgtacactttttttttaacttaaatgGACATTCTATAAAAACTAAAGTACATAACTgaatttctttcattttttgaaaGACATCTCACCTGGAGCAATGCTGTCAGACCTGATACTCCTAGGACTCCCTTCTATTCCATCTTCACGAACAGGAGTGTAAATAATTTCTATGCTTTCCCCAACATCCTCCAGTGATAAGTCCAAAAACTCTGTCCATGGACCACATTTATTAATCTGAAGCAGATTTGTAAGGGGATAGCAAGGAATCTGAAGATGGTGGATTAAGATTTACCATCATTACTCAATAGTTCCTTAACACCATTACGTTTCACCCTAAACCATTCAAGAGAGCAATTTCCCTTCACCCTGCGTTGCAAAAGGTAAATTTAATTGTTGAATTTTCCATCCAACAGTCTCatacattttaaaactatttgaaGTTTACCCTCCAGTATATGATGCAACAAAGCTCAAACGTTGCCCTTCTATCATGGATCCCAGAAACTCCAACGACTGACAAGTTGGATGGCCTGCGGAGAGATGAGTTCACAAGATATATATCATCTTACTTACACCACTCATCTACTAGTTAATGAAATTTAGTACCCCTTCAGATACTGCAAAGCTTGATACATATAGGAAGAGAGTACTATACCGGCTATAATTGGTCCGGTTATATCAGAAATAACTGTGGGTCCACGAGCCCAGTCATCTCTCACAGGTTCATAAGAAACCGAAATGAAGAAACCGATATCATCGACTGACAGCAGATATGACGAAGTCGTAGCACCCTTTATTTCGCATGGAGAACCATCTGAATTAGTCTGCAGAAAAATTACATAAGTTTAAGAGCTGCTGGTTAATTCAACGCCAAGCAGATTTATCCGCAATATAAGGAAGAATATGTTCCTTTTGTGTTcccaaatataatttttttttcaaaatttgataaaaaggTCAATACCCGGAACCACCGGAAAACAGATGCTCCTTCTTCACCACCCCAATATTCTTTTTCTGCAGATAGCACAGTTCCTTCAACAGCAGCTCCAACAATTTGAAGAGACACTGCTCTTGGGTTTCCTAATGACCAACAAAACCACATATAGTAAGCAGCATGTTATGGCAAAAACTGCTGTGCAATAGACTGTAAAAAcatttatagaagaaaaatgaataaaattcatGTTCCTCTTGGTTGCATGCCCTACTCTACTTCAAGTCATTTGTGACTCTCAAGTCTATAGTTATAAATAGGATTTTCTGCATCTAGATCATGCTAGCATTTGCGAAATTTGCTAAACTAGTTCAAGCTCACATTGCACCAGAAATTCCATGATCATCTCGCAGTATGGAAACAACAAGACAATGCATTACCTGGACGAACACGTTCCTGGCACATGCAAGTTCTTGCCTCTCCCACAATCCCATCGTCCCTCACAGGAATACAttgaaatgaaatgaatttaCCAATAGCTTCTTTGGTAATCGTATACTGAAGAAACCCAGAGGCTCCAGGTATCAATGTACCAGGGTGATCACTTTCAGTCTGCGCCCAAAGAAGGAAAGAGGAATAAGATGCAACCAAGTTTCCTGAAGGAGAGactcagaattttttttaacaactaaatttttcttttatgaatCAGACTTTCACATGGACAAAATTTTCTTAGGGAAATAATATGAAGAGCTAGAGAGATAGATGTACCTTATGATAATGCCATTCGTATATGCTTTTACCTTCATGTCCTCCTATGTATCCATAGGATGCTGTCAATAATCCGCCCTCGACATTGTCTCCAGTAATTGACAAGAAATTCAAGCTGGGGGGAAGGGCTGCAAGTTGTTAAAGTCAAAATAGTTAGCACCAAGTTTTCATTCCAATTCAAAGACTATACAAATTGATCACCTAAACACAAAACTTAGAGCATAAAATACTTGTAACTAGAAAGGTAGGACTTAATATCGAGAAAAAAGATCACGCCACAGCAAATTTGATTTCACTGAGTAAAATATAGCTCATGAATAAACAAAATCAACAATATAAGAACTTAAAAGACGataatttactatatatattatacatttattcCCTTTCACAGCAAATTTGATTTCATTGAATTCTACTTTTTTCTGATCATGCTTCTCAACTTAAAGCTGCATTGTAATGAAATCAGAAAGAAAATGTGTATAACAATTTCAACAAAAACCACAAGACAGACGACATTTATGACATACTTTTCATTACAAGATACGCCAGATTGCATTCACCATCAATATATTCAAGGAAAATAcaagaatacaaaaaaaaaaattaacttactcTCAACTGCTCTTTCGGATATTACATACACTGATTCACCGCATTCACCATCAGGTGCCATTGGAGTATACTTTGCAACTATATAGTAGCCCACTGCCCCCAAGGGTATACGGAATGACTGGGAAAAAATGCaaacattaacaaaatatataaatcttacCAAACTTAGTTCGATGAGCATTAGGCATTGACATACCTTCGCCACTTTTGATGTGCTCAGTTCTTCAAGATTATTGCTTCCTTCAAGTATAGAGCAACTTGATTTGAACCATTGCACTCTGCTTGAGCCTTCGGTTCCTCCAGTAACAGTACCTGTTACAGTGAGCTTACTATTCTCCCTCAGGTCGCCAACTATCTTAACATCCTTCACTTTTGGGGGCGCTGCAGTTacaataaaaaacaaacaaaatgagGGGGGAAAGTCTAGTAAATCCGAATTTGCAGTTCTGATGAAGACATTATGTAATCAGCAAGATGAAAAAAACGACCCATTAATGCACTGGAAAGAGAGGCTAATTAACAACATTCAATAAATTAACAACATTCAATAAATTATGTAATCAGCAACATACTCCATAAAAGAAGAAATATGCTTTCTACAAAAGTTTAGCATACCTGGCTTTACTACACTGGATAAAGTTGAAAGTGGTTCCCCCTCTAGACCTGAAATTTTCTAGGATACGTCAGAATGGTTACGGCCTAACCCTCAATAACTTGAGGCTTTCGTCTAAGTAATAACCTGATGGGGGAAAAAGGGAAAGATAACCAACCCTCGAAATTTGCAGGTATGTACACAAATGTGACATGTCTTCCAACATCTTCCTGGGTCAATGTATACTCAGATGTTCCAGCCGATATCAACGACAAATCTCTGCGATAAACAATTTCAGCAAAAAAGATCCATCTTTATAAAACTGACAGAGGAAGGTGTAGAATGCTTTAAGCAAACAATCAGTCAAACACTCATGAAGGTTCACATGCTACTTTCCATATCCACCAGGAATGAAATCAAAAGAGATATATATCGACCCTATTATAGAgcaaaaaacaaatatctacGTGTATACCCGGTCTCATTGTTCTTCCGTAACCACTGGAACTTGCTAGGACCTTCCTTGCCTCCAAAATAATCTCCAATCCCCTTTAAGACGCAGCCTTCAACAGCATCTCCAATAATTCGAACATTACTTACAGATGGAGGAGCTGCCATCAGGATTCATAGTTAGTAAACCCAAGATTCAGAAGATTTAACAGACGGCAGGCATTTGATAAACAGACAAATAACAACCATCATACAACATGAAGCAGTTTTAGCATGCAAGAAAATCCATTTGAGATAATTTAACTAGGACATAAACAAGTCCATAGGAAAGATGAGATAAATAAGATCCTTGCAAGCAGAAACAACTACAATGAGAATCTACTATAAAAAACAAGCAACCACAGAGACCTTTCATCGTTagtcaaaaaaaatgaaagagatgAAAGCAAAGCAACACAAATCACAACATTTTGCAAAtactgtgacaaaaaaaaatactatctgTGTAGAAGCTTTTTCATTTACCTGCTTTTACGAACTCTGTGTACTTGTACTGAGGCTCTCCTCTTGCATTTTCTTCAGTGACTGGTGTGTACATGAAGACCATACTTGATCCCACATCATCTAGAGATAACCTATATTCCTCATCCTCAGCTCCATCAATCACCACAGGGCTCCCATTCCACTTTCTCCTCAACCAACTGTTTCAAAGATAAAGTAATCATGCCTTTTAATTCATAAGTCTTACCAAGAAACTGGAATACACAATTTTTTCGATAGCCGCATGTAACAGAAGGGGAAAGCGGCAAACATGACCCACCTGGTAATACACTTCCCAGGTGTCCCACCACACCATGCAACCACTGCTTGTCCCTTGAGAATATTTCCCTCAACTAGTTCCCCATGTAGTTCAAGGCTCACAACTTTTGGTATTCCCTTCCCTGCACAGCGCTTCACTGTGTTATTTTCTACAGGACGCCAATACAAGAATATGTGCAAGACAGATATTGCCAAACAATGGAAAACTTTCATTGGCCTATTGTTTTACTGAAGAAGCATACCTCGTAGAACTGGTGAAGATATGGCAAATATGGATGGATATTCAGTCTCTCCAATAACAGGAATGCATTCAATCTTAAGAATTTTACCAATGTCTTCATGTTTTGGCCAATAGACCTATAGTAAACTTATCGATAGAATTAGGAAACAGAATCTTTTAGCACACATGCCAATGAAAGTATGGCAAGGGAAATTTTACCTCATTGGTTGCATCAGGAATAGGGACAAAATTAGAAAGAGATCTGTCTGCTACAGACCATTGGTATCTCAGGACTAATTCTGAATCGGCACTTTCCTGAACAAGACCAAAGTGAGACTGACAGGGAGATTCTTCAGAAGGTCGGTCAACAGATGCTTCTTTGATAATACAACCAGAAGGCAACGTATCTTGCCACTTCTCAACCAAGAAGCGAAATGTCGATTCTGTTCACAAGTAGTTGCATgaattaacatttaaaaatgattatatgcTAATATGGAGGTCATCAAGTTATGAGCTACCATCAAGTCACAATGAAAGATTCTAAAACTCGGATAACTGATTTGGTACCTGCTGCGAGCTCAGACTTGCAGAACTCCCAACCATCTCTGAGGCAGAGAGCTGTATGTGGAGGATAACGCTTTGCAATTGCCACTTCCTCACGAGCGAGATCTAAAGAAAAATTCAAGGTCAGTATAGACCTTGTtaacacaaaaaaaaggaacaaataCTATTCCCACAATTCTAAGAAAGCATACTTTTCTTAAGCTTCATCCAGATTagcaaaaacaattaaaacaacCCATTAGCTGAGTGTTTATATTCATTTGTCTAACAGTTCCTACCTCTTCTCACATACTACTGCTAAGATATCACTCGCCAGTGCATATGATGAGTTAAAACTTAGAATTGCCAGTCATCTTTCTCACGAAAGGATCAGATTTACGCAAACTACAGGTTATAGATATTATACAAAAGAGTACCTCTGTCATTGAATTTCTTCAAGGAGGGACCTACAAGTAGTATGGATGCTGCTTCCAGATGAGGAATCTTCAGCAATGGATTTTCCTCAACCCGCAGATGCTGTAATAGAGAAAACACAAACTATATTTACAAACTGCTTATTTGTATATATCAATGGAATAAAATTTTCATCCATAACGCCATTACAACAATAATAAGTACTCAAACTGGGCCATTTCAGAACCTTGCCATTTACACAGTGAATTGTGATAAAACTGATTCATAGGAGAAAAATTCCCACTGACCAGTTAAACAAGAAATGgtcaaaaatatatacttaGAGAAATAAAGAGAGAAACCTCAAGAACTGGTAGATATGGAAAGTCCTTCAGAGTTGTTATTTTGTTCTTACTTGCTGCCAGTACCTGAGAAAAGTCTCTCTGAGATGTCTAAGAAACTATGAATTGTAAAATGTATTGTAGACAACCTCAATTATGAAACAGAAGATGTACCTGAAGCCGGGGCTGGCTTGCCATTGCAAGTGACTTTAATTTGTTTTGAGCAACAGAGAGAAACTAGCATAGgaacaagaaagaaaatagtCGGAAAAAGTCAGGGCATTTATGAACGGCAAAAGTTTGCTTATTGccatataatatgaatataagACTTTGTCCATTTCTATAGATCACCTCTAAGTTGGGAAGTTGAGGCAAACTAGCGAGTGAAGTTATCTGATTTCCAGCAAGATAAAGTTGCTGCCCAAGTAATACAAGATTTAAAATACTCGTCAGAAAACACTCGTGTATAAATAACTAAAGACATAATGGAAGAGAAAGAAACCTGCAGCATTTTGCAATTCTCTAGTGGTTCAAATCCGGGCCCTTTGAAATCATTAAAGCTCAAATCTAGAACCTGAGATTAAAGGAAGAAATAGGATCACATctggtgtgtgtgtgtatatatatttgttgaaaACTAAGAAGCCTTAGGAAATGAATTTACTGACCTTGACTCGATTCAGTATCTCAATACCTTCCAGCTCAGACAGGAGGTTGTCTCTTAGATAGACAAACTGGTAAGAAGTAGAAGTAGAGGAAATTAAAATAATCTTCCCTACTCTTATTCAAATCCAACATTGGCATATCCACACAAACATTTCTGTCCCAAAACGTTGCACTAGAACACTGTGAAATATGAGGTTTACCTCTAAGTTTGGAGACAAGTGTAGCCCACCGGAGGTTAGACTGCGAATCCTGTGGCCTCTGAGATCCAATCTCTTAAGAAATATCAAATATCCATCAACGAGTAACCACACATAAGTGCCATAAAGTAATATCAAGAACTGAATCTTTTGTATGGTAAGTTTAAAGAGGAAAGTGAGTCCTAACCATATCATCACCAGCTTTAACCTCCACCTTTGGAAGAATAATAAGTCTCGAATCGCGGCTTTCCGGGGTAGCTGTCTTCTTCCGTCCGGAGACGTTGGAACTCCGGTCAAGAGGTGTTGATAAAGACTTTGATCTCATACCACTAGAAACAGAAGGTGATGATCCCGCGGAGGGAGAAGAAGCCTTAGAAACTGTCCTCCCACTCGAGAGAGTAGAATGCGCTCTTCCACTACTGTCAACTGATGAAGATGGAGCTCTTTTTGAAGACACAGAGACACTCATGGCTGATCTAGCAGAAGAAGACTCTGGCTTACTTAAACCAGACTTTGTCGAGCTCCTACCACCTGGTGATACCGGGATAGGCTTTTTACTCTCGGGAAGGCTTGGTCTAGACACAGTCTTAGCAGAAAGAGAGCTCCTCTTCAGTTCCGGAAGTGACCGCCTCACAGGATCAGTAGCTGAGGCAGTAGTAGTACTCGTACGTTTTGGCAGAGCCTTAGTGGCACCAGTCAGCTTCTCTGTTACTCCTCCGGTGCTGTTTCTCCTGATTGTGGCAGGCGTAGAGCTTGAGACTCGTAAGGAAGAAGACGCGGTTGGCTTAATTAAATTCGAACTAACAACTGCTTTCTTTCTAGTAGTAGCAGCTCTGCTTGAGACCAAAGACGCTGCAGAAACACTCTCTGGACTTCTGCTTCCATCAGCTGCAGCTGCATTGCCCTCTTTGGTTGCCTCTACGGTGGTTTCAATAGCTTCTTCCTCAGCTTTAGATGCTACTTCCTCCATTGTGAAATCAATCGACACTTATAgcagaaataaaagaaaaatcctGCAAAATCAGAAGAGACGCATGATGATCATCAAAGGTTGAGACTTTTTTTTATACAGAGACATGACAATAAAGGAgactagtgtttttttttcattacagAAATCAACTTCCGAGTCCACAAGAAATGTCTGCACACAgtggaatcgaacccgggtctatTCAATTAACAGATAGTATCGACTCAAGAACACAAACAACCGAGTTTATGACTTCTTCTAGCTACACTGTCGGTTACTTACTACAACTTTTGGTCATTTTGTGAACAACCAATCAgccaaaaataacaataatttatgtaaatataaaacaaaaaaaaatattgggaAATTTTTTTGAGTGAGAAACAGCAGGAAAGTTCAtggtaaatattttcaaaaaagtttatttatttaaacaaatGAACAGGAGAGGAAGAAAAATAATACTTACGGCACTAAATAACGAAGTAGGCAGTATAATCAAAACCCCATTTTTCACCGGTGAATGTTGGAGCTCCGGCGACTATTCCGGCCGTCGGAAACGTTATGAGACAGACTAATTTTTCAGGCGGAGACGGATAAATGTAGATCTGGAGGCGAAGCAGATAGAACGTAGCGCTCCTCACTGAGTTGTTTATTTAGTTGGGAGCTTTTTGGAGTGGAATAAAGAGAAAGGTTGAAAGCGATTAAATTTGAGAGAAAGCGTGCCAGAGAGAAAATAGttggagagagaaagagaccaAGAACAGTAACAGTGTAGCAGAAAAGTGTGTGTTTATGTTTTAACAAGAATCCAAATTGGACACCCTCTTATTTACCTTTGTTTTCGTAATTTACCCTTTTGTTTTGTAAAGTTTCATCCAAGTACCCCCTACAATTTTTATTTCGTTTCAAAATTATTAGAAGTGACCCTTTTTCGGTTTTTCCTTCTTGTCCCATAGTGAAACTAGCGTTCGGTTGTgtgaaaaaaaagatttttgtgCTGCATTACTCTTTACTAATTTACTCGGTGAAAATGTACAAAATAAGCGAGACGATTGTGGATAATAACTAAACTGCAGGGACTATAAtgaaaagtaaattttaaagaaattagAGAACAACTGGTGAGAGAGAAAAGTTTGaaaattatacaattaaaatTTGGCGGAAACCGTAAAAGCGGAGTAAATGGCAAGTGGACGTTTTTCGAAAACTGATGTGTTCGGGCTCAAAAGGTCAAAGACAACACAAATGTATactattcctttttttttttggtattctTATCCGAAATTATTACTCCTAAAATATTCTtcaattaaaattctaaataagcTCCACCCAATAAtgttaactagattttgacccgtgcaaccgcacgggtgtttgttttcacttttctatacataaattattgttttaaaacataagtggtatatatttttaaagttaatcatgtacttaaatatttatataactatttcaaatacaataattttataatttacatgttataagtaattaattgtttaaaccttatgtatttgccgcttcttattatatatttatcttattgtatttgcatttagttattaagcaaattaatatattcatgagaaaatatatttaaaaaatattttgtatttaatttatgctaaattctgacccgtattttaaaactggatttctttttaccaatatttttatgcttattcattttaggtaatttattattgtatatataaaagtgtaagatatgttaatttttagatatgtattatatagtttgttaattttaagtcgttctatcatcatattatattttaaataaatagttttatatttatgaaaataaaatttataaatttatcaattaaatataattttatcatatttattttagtataataattatattttaacaggatcatgactataaaagtagataaaataggatataatttatttattttcgtttctaaacgataacttaaaatacattaagttattgtttaaatattacacagatttattaaaatttttaaaatataatatatacatatatattatatttaaaatgaaaatatattatgattaaagtagttacaaagattttatattattaactttaaaaaaatacatgttaatttttatacatgtattatatagtttgataatgttaacccatcttaccaacatattagattttatttttgaacataaatattttataattacgaaaataaaatatataaatatataaatttaatacaattttattatatttatctcaatataataattttaatttaatatgattgattatgattatataataactaaaatattatagatttttttatttttcattttatataactgaatatattaatgtataataatattttaaactaatttcgaaattagtgaaaatatttaaatataatttcaaaaatgaagatcttgcaAAAATCTtcttaaacagatttgttagaattttaaaataaatatatttatatttaaaatgaaaagatatcaaaagatactatgattaaaatatttttaaaattatatttattattagtctgaattaaaatatagtatgaatttctatgaataggtccattaggtccatttttaaaaaaatcacacatgaatcaaggttgtgacttctgttttaatatataagatgtcactatcttaaaataaaatatctttcaAAGTGTTCAAAATAATTGCAATCCACCTGTTCAGTAATCAAGAATAaccattaaatataaatataataatcctcta encodes:
- the LOC106437829 gene encoding 187-kDa microtubule-associated protein AIR9 codes for the protein MEEVASKAEEEAIETTVEATKEGNAAAADGSRSPESVSAASLVSSRAATTRKKAVVSSNLIKPTASSSLRVSSSTPATIRRNSTGGVTEKLTGATKALPKRTSTTTASATDPVRRSLPELKRSSLSAKTVSRPSLPESKKPIPVSPGGRSSTKSGLSKPESSSARSAMSVSVSSKRAPSSSVDSSGRAHSTLSSGRTVSKASSPSAGSSPSVSSGMRSKSLSTPLDRSSNVSGRKKTATPESRDSRLIILPKVEVKAGDDMRLDLRGHRIRSLTSGGLHLSPNLEFVYLRDNLLSELEGIEILNRVKVLDLSFNDFKGPGFEPLENCKMLQQLYLAGNQITSLASLPQLPNLEFLSVAQNKLKSLAMASQPRLQVLAASKNKITTLKDFPYLPVLEHLRVEENPLLKIPHLEAASILLVGPSLKKFNDRDLAREEVAIAKRYPPHTALCLRDGWEFCKSELAAESTFRFLVEKWQDTLPSGCIIKEASVDRPSEESPCQSHFGLVQESADSELVLRYQWSVADRSLSNFVPIPDATNEVYWPKHEDIGKILKIECIPVIGETEYPSIFAISSPVLRGKGIPKVVSLELHGELVEGNILKGQAVVAWCGGTPGKCITSWLRRKWNGSPVVIDGAEDEEYRLSLDDVGSSMVFMYTPVTEENARGEPQYKYTEFVKAAPPSVSNVRIIGDAVEGCVLKGIGDYFGGKEGPSKFQWLRKNNETGDLSLISAGTSEYTLTQEDVGRHVTFVYIPANFEGLEGEPLSTLSSVVKPAPPKVKDVKIVGDLRENSKLTVTGTVTGGTEGSSRVQWFKSSCSILEGSNNLEELSTSKVAKSFRIPLGAVGYYIVAKYTPMAPDGECGESVYVISERAVETLPPSLNFLSITGDNVEGGLLTASYGYIGGHEGKSIYEWHYHKTESDHPGTLIPGASGFLQYTITKEAIGKFISFQCIPVRDDGIVGEARTCMCQERVRPGNPRAVSLQIVGAAVEGTVLSAEKEYWGGEEGASVFRWFRTNSDGSPCEIKGATTSSYLLSVDDIGFFISVSYEPVRDDWARGPTVISDITGPIIAGHPTCQSLEFLGSMIEGQRLSFVASYTGGVKGNCSLEWFRVKRNGVKELLSNDEFLDLSLEDVGESIEIIYTPVREDGIEGSPRSIRSDSIAPANPMGLELLIPDCYENQEVVPHKTYFGGHEGDGEYIWYRTKEKLHGSALTEISYAGEEVIACSRTLKYTPSLEDVGAYLVLYWIPTRVDGRSGKPVVSITNSPVTPADPEVFNVRVEKLFSDAYSGVGEYFGGHEGESLFSWYRDTDGTIDVIAGANSKTYEVTESDYNCRILFGYTPVRSDSAVGKQKMSEPTEIILPEVPRVEMLAFSGKAVQGDVLTAVQVIPKTEIQQLVWSKYKGAIEYQWFRSLESGDEMSYEALSSEISCSYKVRFEDIGKCLKCECVVHDVFGRSSEPAYAETGPISPGFPRIEKLEIEGGGFHTNLYALRGNYFGGKEGKSKIQWLRSMVGSPDLISIPGETGRMYEANVDDVGYRLVVVYTPIREDGVEGHPVSASTEPVAIEPDLYKEVKLKLETGLVKFEVLCDKDPYPKKIVGDGNLERRMLEMNRKRIKVVKPGSKTSFSSTEVRGSYVPPFHVETFRNDQRRLRVVVDSENAVDMVVHSRHLRDVIVLVIRGFAQKFNSTSLNSLLKIDA